ATAAAAACAGCTTGTACGTTCCCCTGTGGTTTCATCATGGTCTGTTCCTTTCTTAGAAAAATTTCAAGTCGTGTCGTTCATCTATACTTTCTCATTGATAATATGCTTGCTATCATCTTGCTGCTTATGTTGTTGTTGCTTCTTAATTTCAGTTTTCAGATAGTGTACTTCTTTGATTAATACATCCAGCTTTTTCGATGTTTTGGATGAATCTATGGCATAACGTATTACTGCAGCAAAGATAAGAACCACAATAAGACTTATAAGTGAGTGATACGATTCAAGTCCAGAAGAATTCCATATTGTTGTTCAATTCCTTACTTACATTAAACTGTATTGATTAACTGTTATGTTTACATGCATATAACGTATTGTCAAACCAAGTGCGACGGAATTACTCTGAAGGATTTGTGAATACCACTATATAGAAAGAGGTAATAATCATGACAAATAGAGCATTTTTCCCGATTCTTCTGCTCTTCTTTCTTCTCACAGTAGAGGCCAATAACGCGGAAACACTTCTTTTCTGGGCCGTTCCAACAGGAACTGAGACTTGGGGAGAACGAGAACTAATTGGGTATGATGCCAACGAGGACGATGGTTGGAAGATAACGTGGGATATTGCGGGTAAGTCTTTGCATCACCACGTGATTGTTCAGGCATTGGGAAGTGATGGGAAGACCATAACCGATAAAACGATAAATATTACGAATGAGTAAGGTTGATTTAAATCCTTTAATTAACGAAGATATAATTAATATTGAAGGCCTCCCCCGATAACTATTATCTTAGGTGAGCCTCCATTATTTTGTTACTTAAAGCCTATACTCTCTTTCAAACGGCTAAACATCGTTTTACTTCTTTCTGGAATTCCCCACTGAAGTTCCAACAAAATGGGAGGATAATAGATGGGGTTGATCCATGAGTAGTTGTCCAGATTTGATACTGCATTCAAATATGATCGTTGAATATTCAACCTGGTGACCATTACTGTATGTAAACCGCTGCTCTTCACCACCATAGATCCCTATCACTTTCTCCGGTTCTATGATAAGTCCTGTCTCTTCCCATGCTTCTCTTACCATCGTTTGAGCAGGAGTCTCCCCGAGCTCGATTGCTCCAGCGATTAAACCCCAGTTGGTTTCATTATGTTTACGACCTAACAATATCTCTCCTTGTTTATTTCAGATAACCCCAGCCACACCCGGCATTCCAAGAGAATTTTAAGTTGTTAAGCTACACTATATCTTTCGGGCCCAATTTATAATTTTTTTTCTAAACTTTCTCATTAATGATATGTTTTTGTTCTCTTACTTATGGTTACTCCTTTTTCTTATTTCAATTTCTAAAGAAACCTCCTAAAATTTTTCAATTTTACTGTAACATTATTTGACTTGACCCGTTGTCTAAAGAGAAGGAGGAGGAAACTTGAAATGAGGAGTGATCTATATGCAGAACTATTCAAGCAGTACCAATCCTCCCTGCATCTCTATCTATACCGTATGTGTGGATCTCAGGAGACAGCTGAGGAGTTAGTTCAAGAAACCTTTTACAGAGCCATGGTATCCATGAAAGCCGAGCATGCAAATTACGCCAGAGCCTGGCTATACAAAGTAGCTCGGCATTTATTTATTGATTGGTATCGTAAATATCGTGGAGAAATTCAAATGAATCGAGAGATGGAACAGCAAGCAACAGAAAATACATATCGTTCCCCTGAGGAAGTACTCACAGCTCGTGAACGAACCCTTCGTATTCAACAAGTGATGAAGAAACTTCCCGAACAGTATAGAACCATTTTGTTGCTAAGAGAAATGAACGAGTTATCTTATAACGAACTTTGCGAGATTCTGGATATGAACATGAATCAGGTCAAGGTCACCCTTTTTCGTGCCAGAGAACGATTCAAAGTAGAAATGCTTCAAATGAAAGGAGACGTTTGAGAATGTCTAAAACACCACATGATGAGGAACGTGTATTTCAGGAAGAGGATTTTGAGTATCAGCGTCCTGAATGGGGTCATAAGCAGTTTAAACGAATGGTTTGGAAAACGAGATGGAAGTTTTTCCTAAATGCAGGAGGAGCTCTTTTTTTAATATTTATGGTCTATCACATCTATGTATCGTCACTCCATATCTACTTTGACCAATCAAAGGTACGTAATGACTTCATTCGTTCGATTGTATCTGTGGTTGAGATGCATGGTGACGGACTTCGGGTAGAGAAGACGAATTATGAACTCTTTGAAGTAACCCCACTCCTAACCCAGAAAGCTAATCTGAAAATATATCGACATGTGGGCTCGTGGGAAGTAATCACAGGTGAAATTCAAGCTGAACTCAATATAACCGGTAAATTCACCTATACGATTACTAATACAGGAGCGTATATGAATGGCAATAACCCA
Above is a window of Paenibacillus sp. E222 DNA encoding:
- a CDS encoding RNA polymerase sigma factor — encoded protein: MRSDLYAELFKQYQSSLHLYLYRMCGSQETAEELVQETFYRAMVSMKAEHANYARAWLYKVARHLFIDWYRKYRGEIQMNREMEQQATENTYRSPEEVLTARERTLRIQQVMKKLPEQYRTILLLREMNELSYNELCEILDMNMNQVKVTLFRARERFKVEMLQMKGDV